A region of the bacterium genome:
CGCGCGCGTCGCTGCTGAATGTCATCGCGTTGGTCATGGTGGTGTCGATCGCCGGCCGGTTGCGCTGCAACAGGCTGTTCAATTGGGCCATGGTGTTGTTGGTGGTGGTCAGCAGTTCCATCAGTTTAGCGCGGTTTTCCTGGTCTGTGATCTTTGCCAGGTTGTCCATCACGGTTTGCGCCTTGCCGGCAATGGCCTCCGCGCTGTTGGTGAGCCGATCGGTGATGGAGGCGGTGGCTGAGATGAAGGAACGCGGCGGCAGCGGCTTGGCTTCGTTGCTGCCGCTGCGCAGTTCGATGAGCTTGATGCCGGTGATGCCGAGCAGCGCCATCTCCGCCTGAGTGTCTTCGCGAATGGGCGTGCCCTGATCCAGCGATATTTCCACGATGACCCGACGGATGTCCTGCGGATCGATGGTGATTTTGCTGATGAACCCGACGGTCAAACCCTGATATTTGACAGTGCCGCCCTCCAGCAGCCCGGTGACCGAGGTGTCGCGAAAACCGATATAGTAGATGTCGCGATGCTCCAGCAGTTTCGGCACCAAGATGACGCCGACGACGGCCAGCAGAACAAGGCAGGCGATCACCACAAACACACCGAGACGGATTTTTTGCGATTTGCTGATCATGCTATTACCATCCGCTTGTTGACATTACTCGCCCCAACTGGCTGCAGAGCCGCGCACATCCACATGGACGAACGGGCCATGGCTGTGCGTGCGACGATATCGAGCGAGGCCGCCCAGAAGTGAGGCAAAAACCGGCTCCCGGCTCCATGCCTCGATCCAATCGCGAAGCT
Encoded here:
- a CDS encoding MCE family protein, producing the protein MISKSQKIRLGVFVVIACLVLLAVVGVILVPKLLEHRDIYYIGFRDTSVTGLLEGGTVKYQGLTVGFISKITIDPQDIRRVIVEISLDQGTPIREDTQAEMALLGITGIKLIELRSGSNEAKPLPPRSFISATASITDRLTNSAEAIAGKAQTVMDNLAKITDQENRAKLMELLTTTNNTMAQLNSLLQRNRPAIDTTMTNAMTFSSDAREIALLTKRTMLRVDEIAESDSLRRILRNLVEITESIKKADIVQLMHELNATLERSNRMLRDAETMFAKSRADMLDIVGSFKETSDNLNQLTRMLSEDPSILVRGVKPKNPPDDKLGR